In Bacteroidota bacterium, the DNA window ATTTCAGTCTCCTTTTCTACAGCACGTTGTAAAGCCGGCAGCACTTCTGGCGGATCGTTTCCAACAACGGCCACTGTAAATTCTCCGCCCCCTGACACAAAAGCTTCAACCAGTACATCCTGCTTGTATTGTGCGCAGGTACGTTGCACCTGAATTTTCAGCGCATCGAGGGTTTCTACTTTGCTCGCAGGCGTAATGCCTTTGGAAGATCCTTCATAGCGAGGTTTCACAAAAAGTGGAAAAGGGGCCGGCGGCGCTTCCAACGCAGCTACGTCTGCCGCTGTGTATACGGCATACGCAGGGGTTCGGACGCCGGCTGCTATCGCCAGATCTTTTGTCCATGCTTTGTCCAGACTAAGCGATAACGTAAGGGCGTCTGAGCCCAAAAACGGAACACCTGCCATTTCAAGCAATATAGGAGCATAGGCTTCCCTGTTCCTGCTGTGCACATCTTCTGCAATGTTTACTGCTGCGTCGACTTTAAGATGGGGCAGTTGCCTGAGCAGTTCTCTCGCCGTACCTATCCTTATCGGTATATGCCCCAGTGATGTCAGTGCCGCGGCTATTGCTTCTACAGTAGCTTCGGGCTCAAACTCTGCATCCGCGTCTGTCGGGTCATTTGTTTGCCATGGATAAGACGCAAAAACGTCGTAAACAATGCCTATCTGCATAAAAGAGGAGGTTTAAGGAGCCAGCGTGATATGCGCTAAACTACTATTGCGCCAGTTATGGTTCATGGTTATCCTATATAACAACATTTCCTCTTAGTGCGTGGGTCTTCTCCCACGCTAGCAACTTCAATAGCTTGCTGTTCTCCAGGCAGCAAAAGTGATTCTCTCGTTGAGAGACTAAATACCCAAGCCGATGTCTTTAGTCTTTATGCTTACCGGCCTTCTGCTGCGCGTGATAGCTTTTTTCAAAGCCATCAATATGTTGCGCAAAAAAAGGGACTGGCGCCTGATTACATTGTCCGTAATCATTCTAATCACTGTAATAAATATGGTGATTCACCGTGGGGCAACGCTTTCAAACTATGATGCTATCCCAGTAGGATTCAGCTTCTCCAGCTTTCTTTATGGCGTGGCATTTCTGGTTGCGGTAAACCTACATGAACGCGTATTGAAGGCCTACAGTCAACAAAAACGCAAACTTTCAGACCATGTAAATCTGTTCGAGCAGTTTGCCTACTCAGCACCGCTGGCTTGCTTCATATTTCAGGACCAGAAAATTGTCTTCGCCAATCACGCTGCAACTACACTAACAGGATTTACCCACAAAGAACTCCTGGCACTGGAGCCCCACCTGATAGCTGCGCCAGATTCGCAGGACTACCTGGTCAATTTGAACACCAACGATGATGAGATCACCTCGATTGAAATAAGCCTGGAGCTGGCCCACAAAATGGGCGATACGCGGTGGGGACTCGCTTCGTTTGGCTCTGCAGCCTATAACGGCAAGCCGGCCACCGTGGGCACCATTCTCGATGTGACCAAACAGAAAACTGCAGAACAGGAAATCCAAAAAGCCGAGGAACGTATTCGTATTGCTACCAATGCGTCCAACACGGTTGTCTGGGATGTAGATTTAACAACAGAGACTTCGTCACTTGTTGTGCCCGTTAGCCTCGAAAACGAATACGACTTTATTGAGGGTATAAGCCGGGAAGAAATTCTACGTTGCGTATATGAGCCCGATCTTCCGGGCATGGAAAAAATTATTGAGGCAAGTTATCACGAAAAAACTGGCTTCAATATTGACTACCGCCGGTACAACAAAGCAGGTGAATTACGCTGGTGGCATCTCCAGGGTAAAGCCCAGTTTAACAACGAAGGCAAACCCGTTCGTCTCTCTGGTACCAGCCGATGTATCCACGAACAAAAGATTGCCGAAGAAGCCGTACAGGAAAACGAAGCCCGGCTGCGCATAGCCACGGAGATTGCCGGCATTCAGGTATGGGAATGGGAAATTGGCAGCGAAGAAGTCAACCATATTGAAAACGGCGACGACAATGCTTGTAAACAAGTCACAGGCTATGCTGACTTTGTTGAACGCTTACACCCAGATCACCGAGAACGCGTAATTGCCAGCGTGACCAATGCCATTACCAATGGGGTTCGATACGAAGAAGAGTTTTTACTAAGAGACAACAATGGAGAATATTTCTGGCAGTTATCGGTCGGCCAGATTCTCTACAATGAAAACGGCGAACCGGCGCAGATGATTGGCGCTGCGCTCGATACAACAGAACGCAGACAAAAAGAAGAACTGATCCGTTTCCAGGCTGACTTGCTGGATAAAATTGGACAAAACATTGTCTCGCAAAACAAAAAAGGCGAGCTCACCTACCTCAATAAGGCCGCACAAAAAGCATTTGGCATTGATCAAACGGGTGGTGGCAACGTGGATATTTCCAATCTCTTGCCAGACAACAAGCGCATAAAAGGCCATCCGGGCGTAATCGACACCCTACAGCAAGGCGAACAGTGGATTGGTGAAATAACCGCCCATACCCTCTATGGCACCTCGTTTCCTATTTTTCTGAGCGCATCCCCATTGTTCGATGAACAAGGCGAATACGACGGCTTTGTAGCGATTTCAACCGACATGAGCGCCTACAAAGAAATTCAGGTGGCGCTGCAGGATAGCGAAGAACGCCTCCGGCTCGCCCTCGATGCCGCAAGCCTGGTTGTTTGGGATGTTGACCTGACATCCGGCAATGTGGTACACAGCATTCCTTCGTCCATTAATGCAATAGAGGCTAAAAAATTCAACTCGATGCAAACCATTCTGAGCAGTTTTCATCCGGGAGACCAGGAGAAAGCTTCTTTTCAGGTGATGCAATGCATCGAGAAAAACAAACCGCTCTACATTGAGCACCGCTTCATTGATGAACACGGCGCCTTCGATTGGTGGCAAACCAGCGGCAAAATGTACAACGACCATGATGGCAATCCTACCCGCATGATCGGTACATCCCAGATGATCACCATCAGAAAAGAAGCTGAACTACAACTGCAACAACGCATGAATCAGTTGCAGGCGATTTACAACATCGCAGATGCAGTCAACAAAGGAGAATCTCTCGACTCTATTTATCTGACGGCAGCTGACGGCACTAAAAAAGCAATAGGCGCCAACAGAATAGCCATCTTAATCCTCAATCCAGAAACAGAAGAAATAGAATTTGCTTTCCATGATGGCCTCTCGGCTACCTACAGAGAAGCCATGATGGACCATTGCCCCTGGAATGGCACCGAGAAAGAACGTCTGACAGTTTGTGTTTCAGAAGGCGATTTGAATTCTGAACTAGGACCCCTGGCACCATATGCAGCGGAAGAAGGAATCCTGAGTCTCGGCGCATTCCCCTTGATGCATAAAGACAACTTGCTGGGCAAGTTTATGATATTCTTTGACGACACAGCGGAGGTCCCACTTACAGATAGACAGTTTGTATCCCGGATGGCCAACCACGTGACGCTGGCAATTGTCAAATACCGGAATGAAGAAACCCTGAAAGCGCGAACCATTGAGTTGCAAACCATTGCAGATACCATCCCCGATGCTATTTTCCGGATTGGTGATGACCTCAATATGAAATTCGCCAATAAAACAGTGCTTCAATCTTCCAACATGACCATGGAAGAGTTTACAAGGCTCGATGCTTACTCCTTTGGCTGTCCGCCTGATCTCAACAAGGAATGGATTAGCACAATTAAAAAGGTAATCAAAGAAAAGCGGGCCTATGAACTGGACTTCCAGATCGAGGACCCTGCTGACGGCACCAAACACTTTCAAGCATTGCTGGCCCCAGAGTCTACAACAGAAACGCAGGTAGGCTCAGCATTGGCCGTTATCCGAGATATTACAGAAGAGCGGCAGCTACAGCAAACCATCATCGATATCAGTGCGCGCCAGCAACGCAACATTGGCCAGGACCTTCATGATGAACTCGGACAGTTACTCACCGGTATAGGGTTTAAAATTGCCGGCCTGCAGCGCGACCTTGATGAACTCAACGACGACTGCGCAGAACAAAACCGGGACATTAGCCAGCTTGTAGAAAAAGCGATCAGTCAAACGCGTATGCTTGCGGAAGGGCTTAACCCCGTGACGCTCGAAGTGCATGGCATCAGGGCCGGCCTCGAAAAACTCGCGCTCAATACAGAAAATACGTTCGGCGTCTCCTGCCCGTTTACCTGTGATGAAGACTTTAATATAGAAGACGAAGAAACTGCTGTACAGCTGTACCGGATTGGGCAAGAGGCAATCAACAATGCCGTAAAACACG includes these proteins:
- a CDS encoding D-alanine--D-alanine ligase, coding for MQIGIVYDVFASYPWQTNDPTDADAEFEPEATVEAIAAALTSLGHIPIRIGTARELLRQLPHLKVDAAVNIAEDVHSRNREAYAPILLEMAGVPFLGSDALTLSLSLDKAWTKDLAIAAGVRTPAYAVYTAADVAALEAPPAPFPLFVKPRYEGSSKGITPASKVETLDALKIQVQRTCAQYKQDVLVEAFVSGGGEFTVAVVGNDPPEVLPALQRAVEKETEIGLHALDRRGFENPELAYKLGGALDPELEARLQHDALAVYNKLECKDFARLDFRVDAAGKPWFLEINPLPTFAPDGTFAILAELMGQSYPTFLANVLERGLKRLGM
- a CDS encoding PAS domain S-box protein codes for the protein MSLVFMLTGLLLRVIAFFKAINMLRKKRDWRLITLSVIILITVINMVIHRGATLSNYDAIPVGFSFSSFLYGVAFLVAVNLHERVLKAYSQQKRKLSDHVNLFEQFAYSAPLACFIFQDQKIVFANHAATTLTGFTHKELLALEPHLIAAPDSQDYLVNLNTNDDEITSIEISLELAHKMGDTRWGLASFGSAAYNGKPATVGTILDVTKQKTAEQEIQKAEERIRIATNASNTVVWDVDLTTETSSLVVPVSLENEYDFIEGISREEILRCVYEPDLPGMEKIIEASYHEKTGFNIDYRRYNKAGELRWWHLQGKAQFNNEGKPVRLSGTSRCIHEQKIAEEAVQENEARLRIATEIAGIQVWEWEIGSEEVNHIENGDDNACKQVTGYADFVERLHPDHRERVIASVTNAITNGVRYEEEFLLRDNNGEYFWQLSVGQILYNENGEPAQMIGAALDTTERRQKEELIRFQADLLDKIGQNIVSQNKKGELTYLNKAAQKAFGIDQTGGGNVDISNLLPDNKRIKGHPGVIDTLQQGEQWIGEITAHTLYGTSFPIFLSASPLFDEQGEYDGFVAISTDMSAYKEIQVALQDSEERLRLALDAASLVVWDVDLTSGNVVHSIPSSINAIEAKKFNSMQTILSSFHPGDQEKASFQVMQCIEKNKPLYIEHRFIDEHGAFDWWQTSGKMYNDHDGNPTRMIGTSQMITIRKEAELQLQQRMNQLQAIYNIADAVNKGESLDSIYLTAADGTKKAIGANRIAILILNPETEEIEFAFHDGLSATYREAMMDHCPWNGTEKERLTVCVSEGDLNSELGPLAPYAAEEGILSLGAFPLMHKDNLLGKFMIFFDDTAEVPLTDRQFVSRMANHVTLAIVKYRNEETLKARTIELQTIADTIPDAIFRIGDDLNMKFANKTVLQSSNMTMEEFTRLDAYSFGCPPDLNKEWISTIKKVIKEKRAYELDFQIEDPADGTKHFQALLAPESTTETQVGSALAVIRDITEERQLQQTIIDISARQQRNIGQDLHDELGQLLTGIGFKIAGLQRDLDELNDDCAEQNRDISQLVEKAISQTRMLAEGLNPVTLEVHGIRAGLEKLALNTENTFGVSCPFTCDEDFNIEDEETAVQLYRIGQEAINNAVKHASPTQIEISLKQTNGKAELVVEDDGNGFTHALSESDGHGLRIMNYRARVIGAVFSIDTVPKKGTTVRCTFKNNTIVQQK